The genome window CACCTTTTTGTGACCACTCTGTGCTTTGATAGATTGTTGCTGGTGCGCCTAAGATTAATGGCCCGCTAACTATGCCACTGGCCCATGTTGGATCAAGCATACGAATAGCAATAACATTATCTCCGGCACGCCATAAAGTCGCTGGTATAAGAGCGACTAGTGGCATAAAACGATCACCGCCAGTAGGCCGCGAACCAAAATGACCTTGCCTACTAACTATTACACCATTGATAAATAATTCAACGACTTCACGCGCGCTACCAATAGCAATAGCAAAATCATGGCCTAACGCTTTTTCGTCTAGGCGCACATGATGTCGATACCAAGCAAAACCTTGCCAACGAAAACGCCAAGGTAAATGTGCCGTAGGAATTTGCCTTTTTTCCCAATTGGCATCATCGAAATCGGGATGAGAAAAGCCAGGATTATCCCCTGCATGAAAAAGCCAAAAACCCTCAAGATTTAATACATCGGTAGGGTCGGTAATATCTGCAGGAATATTCGGTAAAGAGGCAGGCGCTGGAGTGAGATTTGTCGCAAATGCCGTTTCATAAACACTACACAACAACAAAACTATTAGCGATAATGAAAATACTATCAGTCTCTTGCTCATGGCCTTAATTGGCATAAATGATCACTTACCGAGAATACTCTCGACTGCACGACGCGCTTGTAGAGCGCCGCAACCTTTAGAGCCTGCGATACGTCTAAGTGGCTTTATCGCTCGCTCGTCATATTCAGAAACTAATCGCGAGATTGCGTCTAAACGAGATTTACAATTAGTGCTTTTAAGTTGTTCAAGCGCTAATGTTACCCAATCAATATCTTGACCAGCACCCAGTTTTTCAAGACGAGAAGCGATAATCATTCGCGTTTTAATATCATAATTTTTATCACTTAATGCTTTAGTTAAAGATGGCACCGCATTTTGTTTTAAATAATTCTCAACCACATATTCGGCCACCCGACGTGCCATCGGATCACGATAAGTGTGCGCAATATATTGAGACACTTCAACGCGATTAGCTAGTGCTGGATTTAGTTTTAAGGCATTAGCTATATCATCTGCAGCACCAGCAATATCTTTATTACCACCAATTAAATATGCACTGCGTAGCAACAACGCCTCTGCATCGCGACTATCAGACTTGATTAATGCATCAAGCTCTTTAGCAACAAAAGCAGTATTGCCTTTTTCAATCAGCAAAGCTATTGCTTTACGACGTAATCTTCGTGATTGCATATATTCTTCAGTAGTACTTATAGGAATATCAACTGCTGCTGCTAATGCTTGTTTAGGCAAACCTTTTTCGATTGCGCTTTGCATCCTTGCCAAGACGGCAGAATAATCAGCACCTGGGCGATAACGAAGATATGAGGCCCCTGCTACCCCTGCAATAACTAAAGCCCACATTGCCATATAGGCTCGCCGCACCCAACGCATACGACGCCAATGTCCGAGTTCGGTACCACCAAAAGGTAGTCCAGTTACTGAAACTTGAGTATCGGTTTCTGGCGTATCATTAGTTTCAACGTGTGCAAAAGCACGAGCCCGATAAACTGTAATAGGTTCAGGAATCCCCTTAAGTTCAAAATCACCCACTCGTTCGCTATATAATTGCGAACGATTCATGGTTAAATATATTGCCTCAGAGAAATAAATTTCATCTGCTGGTGTAATGCTTTCTATACGTGAGGCAATATTTACCGGCTCACCAAAAACATCTCCGCGATGCACCCTTACTTCGCCAATATTCATGGCGATACGAATATGAATCGCTTGGTCTGCGCGTGCTGAAGCATTATACTGATGTAATCTATCTTGAACGGCTGTGGCGCAACGTACCGCCTCGGTTGGCGAACGAAAGACGATCATATAAGCGTCGCCTATCGATTTGACCACTCTGCCACTATAACCGCGTACAACCGGCGCAATAATGCGATCGATGCGCCGCAGCATATGTTCATTTTCACGATGAGATTGCGTTGAAGTGGCAGCGGTATAGCCCTTAATATCAGTAAAAACTATAGAAAGAATTTCGGTACGCATAAGAAATCAATACCGTTGCTAATGCCAGTCAACGCCACTACCAAGTTAAATGAAAATTACAACCCTAGTATCCACTGCTATGGCTATAGAACGCCAGTTTTTTACTGCTATGTTTAGGAGCTATCCTTATTTATAAAACTTTTTAAGATCCTTATAAACAATTTTTCGCTTCAATAAATAAAAACTATTCCTATTTTTCTTAATGAACTCCCCCAAAAACGCTTATGCTTTATATATGATTTGGTTTTTTCTGGTATTGGCGCTGGGTGCAATCGCCGTTTGGAGCCGATATAAAAATATTATGTGGGCCCATTTTTTTACCAAACCTGCGACTATTTCCATTATTATTACTGCTACATTAATTTATCCGTCTTATTTAAACACCTTTGCTCATAAAATCTTTATTACAGGGTTACTGTTATCTTTAGCAGGGGACATTGTATTAATGATGCCGCGAAGAAATCTTATTTTAGGACTTATTTTATTTTTGTTCGCTCATTTTGTTTATATTGCGGCATTTACTTATGATACCGCTTGGCGTTGGTTGCACCTCTGTTGGTTTTTAATTCCTGTTTGTATTGCAATCCTGTTTTTGCAGCGTTTATGGTCGCATCTATCTTCAACCTTCAAAATTGC of Deltaproteobacteria bacterium contains these proteins:
- a CDS encoding adenylate/guanylate cyclase domain-containing protein gives rise to the protein MRTEILSIVFTDIKGYTAATSTQSHRENEHMLRRIDRIIAPVVRGYSGRVVKSIGDAYMIVFRSPTEAVRCATAVQDRLHQYNASARADQAIHIRIAMNIGEVRVHRGDVFGEPVNIASRIESITPADEIYFSEAIYLTMNRSQLYSERVGDFELKGIPEPITVYRARAFAHVETNDTPETDTQVSVTGLPFGGTELGHWRRMRWVRRAYMAMWALVIAGVAGASYLRYRPGADYSAVLARMQSAIEKGLPKQALAAAVDIPISTTEEYMQSRRLRRKAIALLIEKGNTAFVAKELDALIKSDSRDAEALLLRSAYLIGGNKDIAGAADDIANALKLNPALANRVEVSQYIAHTYRDPMARRVAEYVVENYLKQNAVPSLTKALSDKNYDIKTRMIIASRLEKLGAGQDIDWVTLALEQLKSTNCKSRLDAISRLVSEYDERAIKPLRRIAGSKGCGALQARRAVESILGK